The uncultured Desulfobulbus sp. genome window below encodes:
- a CDS encoding DUF1499 domain-containing protein, protein MQTTRTSWLWKFELLGLFLSVVAILAFRLQWLSWRPALLLMAGSLAVVVFIGFLSMLILFAKLRAEKHRGASRHCLMALLISLPVLFSILAMGTNAAKYPPIHDITTDTVHPPKLSFGGQQRGSNENSVLYAGPTVAQQQQQAYADIKPLETTMPPAKAYAQALNTARALEWRIEQEAPAEGIIQATDRSRIFGFVDDIAIRITAKEGGSRIDLRSASRAGVSDLGVNAKRIRAYIAQFNTLNP, encoded by the coding sequence TTGCAAACTACACGTACATCCTGGTTGTGGAAATTTGAGCTTTTAGGCCTTTTCCTCAGCGTCGTTGCCATACTCGCCTTTCGCCTGCAATGGCTCAGCTGGCGCCCCGCCCTCCTGCTCATGGCGGGCTCGCTGGCAGTGGTGGTTTTCATTGGATTTTTGAGCATGCTGATTCTTTTTGCCAAACTTCGCGCAGAAAAGCACCGGGGAGCGAGCCGACATTGCCTCATGGCACTGCTGATCTCCCTTCCGGTCCTTTTCTCTATTTTGGCCATGGGCACAAACGCAGCAAAATACCCGCCGATTCATGACATTACCACAGATACAGTCCATCCGCCGAAGCTCTCTTTTGGAGGCCAACAACGTGGGAGCAATGAGAATAGCGTCCTGTATGCGGGACCAACAGTCGCCCAGCAGCAACAACAGGCCTACGCCGACATCAAGCCCCTGGAAACAACAATGCCTCCAGCCAAAGCCTACGCACAAGCACTAAACACAGCTCGTGCCCTTGAATGGCGGATCGAGCAAGAGGCACCTGCAGAGGGAATCATCCAGGCAACGGATCGCTCCCGAATTTTTGGCTTTGTCGATGACATCGCCATCCGTATCACTGCCAAAGAAGGGGGGAGCCGTATTGATCTTCGCTCAGCCTCCCGGGCGGGGGTGAGTGATTTGGGGGTGAATGCTAAAAGAATTCGCGCGTATATCGCCCAATTCAATACCCTGAATCCGTGA